The following are encoded together in the Streptomyces flavofungini genome:
- the mgt gene encoding macrolide-inactivating glycosyltransferase: protein MTTPQRAHIAMFSIAAHGHVNPSLEVIRELVARGHRVTYAIPHAFEEKIAETGAEPVLYTTTLPGPDADPEAWGDTLIDNIEPFLNDAINALPQLLAAYEGDEPDIVLHDITSYPARVLARRWGVPEISLSPNLVAWEGYEEEVGEPLYAPLRETERGRAYFARFQAWLAENGITQHHDPFVGRPPRSLVLIPKALQPHADRVDESVHTFVGACQGDRAAQGEWRRPEGAEKVLLVSLGSAFTKQPGFYRACVEAFGDLPGWHMVLQIGKHVDVADLGDVPANVEVHRWVPQLAILKEADAFITHAGAGGSQEGLATGTPMVAVPQAVDQFGNADMLQGLGVARHLPMEEADAETLRAAVLDIVADPEVARRLDEVRAGMAGEGGTKMAADLIEEEIVRAARGGAVKDTGGER from the coding sequence ATGACCACACCGCAGCGTGCCCACATCGCCATGTTCTCCATCGCCGCCCACGGGCACGTGAACCCGAGCCTCGAAGTGATCCGGGAACTCGTCGCCCGCGGCCACCGCGTCACGTACGCGATCCCGCACGCCTTCGAGGAGAAGATCGCCGAGACCGGGGCCGAACCCGTGCTCTACACCACCACGCTCCCGGGCCCCGACGCCGACCCGGAGGCCTGGGGCGACACCCTGATCGACAACATCGAGCCGTTCCTGAACGACGCCATCAACGCGCTGCCGCAGCTCCTCGCGGCGTACGAGGGCGACGAGCCGGACATCGTCCTGCACGACATCACGTCCTACCCCGCGCGCGTGCTCGCCCGCCGCTGGGGCGTCCCCGAGATCTCCCTCTCGCCGAACCTGGTGGCCTGGGAGGGGTACGAGGAGGAGGTCGGCGAGCCGCTCTACGCCCCACTGCGGGAGACCGAGCGGGGCCGGGCGTACTTCGCGCGCTTCCAGGCCTGGCTGGCGGAGAACGGGATCACCCAGCACCACGACCCGTTCGTCGGCCGCCCGCCGCGCTCGCTCGTCCTGATCCCCAAGGCGCTGCAGCCCCACGCCGACCGGGTCGACGAGAGCGTGCACACCTTCGTCGGCGCCTGCCAGGGCGACCGCGCCGCGCAGGGGGAGTGGCGGCGCCCCGAGGGCGCGGAGAAGGTGCTGCTCGTGTCGCTCGGCTCGGCGTTCACCAAGCAGCCCGGGTTCTACCGCGCGTGCGTCGAGGCCTTCGGCGACCTGCCCGGCTGGCACATGGTGCTCCAGATCGGCAAGCACGTCGACGTCGCCGACCTCGGTGACGTGCCCGCCAACGTCGAAGTGCACCGCTGGGTGCCGCAGTTGGCGATCCTCAAGGAGGCCGACGCCTTCATCACGCACGCCGGCGCGGGCGGCAGCCAGGAGGGCCTCGCCACGGGGACGCCGATGGTCGCCGTGCCCCAGGCCGTCGACCAGTTCGGCAACGCGGACATGCTCCAGGGGCTCGGGGTCGCCCGGCACCTGCCCATGGAGGAGGCCGACGCCGAGACGCTGCGCGCGGCGGTCCTGGACATCGTGGCCGACCCCGAAGTCGCCCGCAGGCTCGACGAGGTGCGCGCGGGCATGGCGGGGGAGGGCGGCACGAAGATGGCGGCCGATCTGATCGAGGAGGAGATTGTGCGGGCCGCGCGTGGCGGCGCTGTGAAGGACACGGGTGGGGAGCGATGA
- a CDS encoding MMPL family transporter, translating into MSSAGTPVRGFAARAGGWSARHRWAAVGIWVLFVVLAMGVGSAVGRAESREGDLKGETSQAQRITDDADVEEPTGETVLVQARGGEGPKATDPRFRAAVDDVVKAVRGTGEASAVTSPYTSGTVSEDGRSALVQVDLRGDPDDSADRIEPVLKAVEGVADRHEDAGLRIEQIGGASMEKTFDDAFGSDFEQAEYSAVPVAFGILLIAFGALVAALLPVLLAMSAIVATMGLMALVSHVQPMSDVANSVMLLVGLAVGVDYCLFYLRREREEREKGRDAQTALRIAAATSGRAVVVSGITVCVAMAGMLFTGITDFEAMGLASLMVVAVAMVGSVTVLPALLSLLGERVEKGRLPFLRRRARAGRADAGGSRLWGSVVGGVLRRPVLWTVVAAGALAAIALPALGMKTQELTLDQEFGDSLPIVATYERVNEAFPGGAEPAEVVVKAADIDAPAVTEAIADFRERAVGSGASKGPVEVTLHKKENVAVLSVPLVGGSDQDEAAKSLTLIRDEVRPATLGRVDGVEAPVTGQVASSKDFSEQISSSVPPVFAFVVVFAFLLMLLSFRSLAVAVTSILLNLLSVGAAYGILVMVFQHGWGASLVGAEGVGAIVAWLPLFLFVILFGLSMDYHVFVVSRIREARLQGRTTRDAIAHGVVTTAGVVTSAAVIMVAVFAIFGTLSMQSMKQMGVGLAAAVLIDATVIRGVLLPAVMALLGERNWYLPRWLGWLPDLTHDESAPAGTAPAAAPEPPRTPTAAGSTG; encoded by the coding sequence ATGAGCAGCGCAGGGACACCCGTGCGGGGCTTCGCCGCGCGGGCCGGTGGCTGGAGCGCACGGCACCGGTGGGCGGCGGTCGGCATCTGGGTCCTGTTCGTCGTCCTCGCCATGGGCGTCGGTTCGGCCGTGGGCCGGGCCGAGTCGCGGGAGGGTGATCTCAAGGGCGAGACCAGCCAGGCGCAGCGGATCACCGACGACGCGGACGTGGAGGAGCCGACGGGCGAGACGGTGCTCGTGCAGGCCCGCGGCGGCGAAGGACCCAAGGCCACGGACCCGCGCTTCCGCGCCGCCGTCGACGACGTCGTCAAGGCCGTACGGGGCACCGGCGAGGCCTCGGCCGTCACCTCCCCGTACACGTCGGGCACGGTCTCCGAGGACGGCCGCAGCGCGCTCGTCCAGGTGGACCTGCGCGGTGACCCCGACGACTCCGCCGACCGCATCGAGCCGGTCCTCAAAGCGGTCGAGGGTGTGGCGGACCGGCACGAGGACGCGGGGCTGCGGATCGAGCAGATCGGCGGCGCCAGCATGGAGAAGACGTTCGACGACGCCTTCGGCAGCGACTTCGAGCAGGCCGAGTACTCCGCCGTGCCGGTGGCCTTCGGCATCCTCCTGATCGCGTTCGGCGCCCTGGTGGCCGCGCTGCTTCCGGTGCTGCTCGCGATGTCCGCGATCGTGGCGACGATGGGCCTGATGGCCCTGGTGAGCCATGTCCAGCCGATGAGCGACGTGGCGAACTCGGTGATGCTGCTCGTCGGGCTCGCCGTCGGTGTCGACTACTGCCTCTTCTATCTGCGGCGCGAACGCGAGGAGCGGGAGAAGGGCCGGGACGCGCAGACGGCGCTGCGGATCGCGGCGGCGACCAGCGGCCGCGCCGTGGTCGTCTCCGGCATCACGGTCTGCGTGGCGATGGCGGGCATGCTCTTCACCGGCATCACCGACTTCGAGGCGATGGGCCTGGCCTCACTGATGGTCGTCGCGGTGGCGATGGTCGGCTCGGTGACCGTCCTGCCCGCGCTGCTCTCGCTGCTCGGCGAGCGGGTGGAGAAGGGGCGGCTGCCGTTCCTGCGGCGCCGGGCCCGGGCCGGGCGGGCGGACGCGGGCGGGAGCAGGCTGTGGGGCTCCGTGGTCGGCGGGGTGCTGCGGCGGCCGGTGCTGTGGACGGTGGTCGCGGCGGGCGCTCTCGCGGCGATCGCGCTGCCCGCGCTCGGTATGAAGACCCAGGAGCTGACCCTGGACCAGGAGTTCGGTGACTCGCTGCCGATCGTGGCCACGTACGAGCGGGTGAACGAGGCGTTCCCCGGGGGCGCCGAGCCCGCCGAGGTGGTCGTGAAGGCGGCCGACATCGACGCCCCCGCCGTCACCGAGGCCATCGCCGACTTCCGGGAGCGTGCGGTCGGTTCCGGCGCGTCGAAGGGGCCGGTGGAGGTGACCCTGCACAAGAAGGAGAACGTGGCCGTCCTGAGCGTGCCGCTGGTCGGGGGCTCCGACCAGGACGAGGCGGCGAAGAGCCTCACCCTGATCCGCGACGAGGTGCGGCCCGCGACGCTCGGCCGGGTGGACGGCGTCGAGGCGCCCGTGACCGGACAGGTCGCCTCCTCCAAGGACTTCAGCGAACAGATCAGCTCGTCCGTGCCGCCCGTGTTCGCCTTCGTGGTGGTCTTCGCCTTCCTCCTGATGCTCCTCTCCTTCCGCTCCCTCGCCGTCGCGGTCACCTCGATCCTGCTCAACCTGCTGTCGGTGGGGGCGGCCTACGGCATCCTCGTCATGGTCTTCCAGCACGGCTGGGGCGCGTCGCTCGTCGGCGCGGAGGGCGTGGGCGCGATCGTGGCGTGGCTGCCGCTGTTCCTGTTCGTCATCCTGTTCGGCCTGTCGATGGACTACCACGTGTTCGTGGTCTCGCGGATCAGGGAGGCGCGGCTCCAGGGGCGTACGACCCGGGACGCGATCGCGCACGGCGTCGTCACCACCGCGGGCGTGGTCACCAGCGCGGCCGTCATCATGGTGGCGGTGTTCGCGATCTTCGGGACGCTGTCCATGCAGTCGATGAAGCAGATGGGTGTCGGTCTCGCGGCCGCCGTCCTCATCGACGCGACCGTGATCCGCGGGGTGCTCCTGCCCGCCGTGATGGCGCTGCTCGGCGAGCGGAACTGGTATCTGCCGCGCTGGCTGGGGTGGCTGCCCGACCTCACCCACGACGAGTCGGCACCCGCGGGGACCGCCCCGGCCGCGGCGCCGGAGCCGCCCCGTACGCCCACCGCGGCAGGAAGTACTGGGTGA
- a CDS encoding transglutaminase-like domain-containing protein: protein MDSDYLTQSPYTDPGPHLDALLGPAPLPRDPAALAALVRGVVLHREEGARFGHAVPEERMREDAESRYAAELLRILGERGATALTEPREPAARFVGTCRDFALLLCSLLRATGTPARLRCGYGTYFQAGFHDNHWVTEFWAAGRGWVLADAQLLVDVTLGRGLYDIDFDPMDVPREQFVVGGEAWRACREGRADPDTFGVSTVPEIKGLGLVRSDVVADLAALGGVEALPWDGWGVMEKGEEEVTAADLALLDEVAAVTSAAGRAADARRPDAVRRLLADPRLAVPDRVVSHTTYGGTRVVSLPGAARR, encoded by the coding sequence ATGGACAGCGACTATCTGACCCAGAGCCCGTACACCGACCCCGGCCCGCACCTCGACGCCCTCCTCGGTCCCGCCCCGCTCCCCCGGGACCCGGCCGCGCTCGCCGCCCTCGTGCGGGGCGTCGTCCTGCATCGGGAGGAGGGCGCCAGGTTCGGCCACGCGGTGCCCGAGGAGCGGATGCGCGAGGACGCCGAGTCCCGGTACGCCGCCGAACTCCTGCGGATCCTCGGCGAGCGCGGCGCCACCGCGCTGACCGAACCCCGTGAGCCCGCGGCGCGGTTCGTGGGCACCTGCCGTGACTTCGCGCTGCTGCTGTGCTCGCTGCTCCGGGCCACCGGCACTCCGGCGCGGCTGCGGTGCGGCTACGGCACGTACTTCCAGGCGGGGTTCCACGACAACCACTGGGTGACCGAGTTCTGGGCGGCCGGGCGCGGCTGGGTCCTCGCCGACGCGCAGCTGCTGGTGGACGTCACGCTGGGCCGTGGTCTGTACGACATCGACTTCGACCCCATGGACGTGCCCAGGGAGCAGTTCGTGGTGGGCGGTGAGGCGTGGCGGGCGTGCCGGGAGGGGCGGGCGGATCCGGACACGTTCGGGGTGAGCACCGTCCCGGAGATCAAGGGGCTCGGCCTGGTGCGGTCCGACGTGGTGGCGGACCTGGCGGCGCTCGGCGGTGTGGAGGCGTTGCCGTGGGACGGCTGGGGCGTGATGGAGAAGGGCGAGGAGGAGGTCACGGCCGCGGACCTGGCGCTCCTCGACGAGGTGGCCGCCGTGACCTCGGCCGCCGGGCGGGCCGCGGACGCCCGGCGGCCGGACGCGGTGCGCCGGCTGCTCGCGGACCCCCGCCTCGCCGTCCCGGACCGGGTCGTCTCGCACACCACGTACGGCGGGACGCGGGTCGTCAGTCTGCCGGGGGCGGCTCGGCGGTGA
- a CDS encoding CDP-alcohol phosphatidyltransferase family protein, which translates to MSRQFERPDVPPLAEVRRITQKKRDAWWTVILVDPLATPLVRLTARYTRITPNQITWGAFVLGLASSVCFAFGDWRWLVLGAVIYHFSFVLDCMDGKVARLTGQGSVFGAWLDFVFDRIRVMVCGVALMGGQYARTHDETYIWLAVAVVFLDTLRYINSLEIFKIRYTMRKQIKARVRAARRAENAAELAFMEDLLRDNPEADVEQDLERAKAEGHERAEAAEGVGAAAGYADAPFTAGKFGAAEGPAEAGFDQGAEHGTERGTEDGVEGGVEGGDPAAAGRRRRKAQVIDLHQEFRGKFPAYLRARSFLLRHRIRTHLVSGIEFQMGVFIIGPLFDVVIPATIVSGALLLVFELAIIYKLLLSTRDFARTLDSFEQNKVTTAA; encoded by the coding sequence ATGTCACGACAGTTCGAGCGCCCCGACGTGCCACCGCTCGCCGAGGTGCGCCGCATCACCCAGAAGAAGCGCGACGCGTGGTGGACCGTGATCCTCGTGGACCCGCTCGCCACGCCGCTCGTGCGGCTGACGGCGCGGTACACGAGAATCACGCCCAACCAGATCACCTGGGGCGCGTTCGTGCTGGGGCTCGCCTCGTCGGTGTGCTTCGCGTTCGGTGACTGGCGCTGGCTGGTGCTCGGCGCGGTGATCTACCACTTCAGCTTCGTGCTCGACTGCATGGACGGGAAGGTCGCCCGGCTGACCGGGCAGGGTTCCGTCTTCGGCGCCTGGCTCGACTTCGTCTTCGACCGCATCCGGGTGATGGTGTGCGGGGTCGCCCTGATGGGCGGTCAGTACGCGCGCACGCACGACGAGACCTACATCTGGCTCGCGGTCGCCGTGGTCTTCCTCGACACGCTCCGGTACATCAACTCGCTGGAGATATTCAAGATCCGGTACACCATGCGCAAGCAGATCAAGGCCCGCGTCCGGGCCGCCCGGCGGGCCGAGAACGCCGCCGAGCTCGCCTTCATGGAGGACCTGCTGCGGGACAACCCCGAGGCGGACGTGGAGCAGGACCTGGAGCGGGCGAAGGCCGAAGGGCACGAGCGGGCCGAGGCGGCCGAGGGCGTGGGCGCGGCGGCCGGGTACGCCGACGCTCCGTTCACCGCCGGGAAGTTCGGGGCCGCCGAGGGTCCCGCGGAGGCCGGCTTCGACCAGGGTGCCGAGCACGGCACGGAGCGCGGCACCGAGGACGGCGTCGAGGGCGGCGTCGAGGGCGGTGACCCCGCCGCGGCGGGCCGTCGGCGTCGCAAGGCCCAGGTCATCGACCTGCACCAGGAGTTCCGCGGCAAGTTCCCCGCGTACCTGCGGGCGCGCTCCTTCCTGCTGCGCCACCGTATCCGTACGCACCTGGTCAGCGGCATCGAGTTCCAGATGGGCGTCTTCATCATCGGCCCGCTGTTCGACGTGGTGATCCCCGCGACGATCGTGTCCGGCGCGCTGCTGCTGGTCTTCGAACTCGCCATCATCTACAAGCTGCTGCTCTCCACCCGCGACTTCGCGCGGACGCTGGACTCGTTCGAGCAGAACAAGGTCACGACGGCGGCGTGA
- a CDS encoding S8 family peptidase: protein MATHKRARTMKLTAAIATAATAVGVTVFAGTFAGASTPAEGKVYGADAKGAVEGSYIVLLDEKADKEAKSDLAQEYGGKLSRNYSSAVNGFAAKSLSETEAKRLAADPAVDKVVQNKKFSIDATQDNPPSWGLDRIDQADTAGDKKYTYPDAAGEGVTAYVIDTGVRVSHKDFGGRATSGFDAIDNDDDADDGNGHGTHVAGTIAGDAHGVAKKAKIVAVRVLDDQGSGTTEQVVAGIDWVTKNHQGPSVANMSLGGGADEALDEAVKKSIAAGVTYGVAAGNESSDAGQGSPSRVEEAITVASSTKDDEQSDFSNFGSVVDIYAPGSDITSAWNTGDDATKTISGTSMATPHVVGAAAVYLGAHKDATPDAVAKALTDGATPDKISNPSEGTPNKLLKVVE, encoded by the coding sequence ATGGCAACTCACAAGCGCGCTCGCACGATGAAGCTCACCGCTGCGATAGCCACCGCCGCCACCGCGGTCGGTGTCACCGTGTTCGCGGGAACGTTCGCAGGTGCGTCGACGCCCGCCGAGGGCAAGGTCTACGGCGCCGACGCCAAGGGCGCCGTCGAGGGCAGCTACATCGTGCTGCTCGACGAGAAGGCGGACAAGGAAGCCAAGTCCGACCTCGCGCAGGAGTACGGCGGCAAGCTCAGCCGCAACTACTCCTCGGCCGTCAACGGATTCGCCGCCAAGAGCCTGTCCGAGACCGAGGCCAAGCGCCTCGCCGCCGACCCGGCCGTCGACAAGGTCGTGCAGAACAAGAAGTTCTCGATCGACGCCACCCAGGACAACCCGCCGTCGTGGGGCCTGGACCGCATCGACCAGGCCGACACGGCCGGCGACAAGAAGTACACCTACCCCGACGCCGCGGGCGAGGGCGTCACCGCGTATGTCATCGACACCGGTGTCCGCGTCAGCCACAAGGACTTCGGCGGCCGCGCCACCTCCGGCTTCGACGCCATCGACAACGACGACGACGCCGACGACGGCAACGGCCACGGCACCCACGTCGCGGGCACCATCGCCGGTGACGCGCACGGCGTCGCCAAGAAGGCGAAGATCGTCGCCGTCCGCGTCCTGGACGACCAGGGCTCCGGCACCACCGAACAGGTCGTCGCGGGCATCGACTGGGTCACCAAGAACCACCAGGGCCCCTCCGTCGCCAACATGAGCCTCGGCGGCGGCGCTGACGAGGCCCTGGACGAGGCCGTGAAGAAGTCCATCGCCGCCGGCGTCACCTACGGCGTGGCCGCGGGCAACGAGTCCAGCGACGCCGGCCAGGGCTCCCCGTCCCGCGTCGAGGAGGCCATCACGGTCGCCTCCTCGACCAAGGACGACGAGCAGTCGGACTTCTCCAACTTCGGCTCCGTCGTGGACATCTACGCCCCGGGCTCGGACATCACGTCCGCCTGGAACACCGGCGACGACGCCACCAAGACGATCTCCGGCACCTCGATGGCGACCCCGCACGTCGTCGGCGCCGCCGCCGTCTACCTCGGCGCCCACAAGGACGCCACGCCCGACGCCGTCGCCAAGGCGCTGACCGACGGCGCCACGCCGGACAAGATCTCCAACCCCAGCGAGGGCACCCCCAACAAGCTCCTGAAGGTCGTCGAGTAG
- a CDS encoding nuclear transport factor 2 family protein, which translates to MPDTSATSGLPDLPGRSPAVEAAIENELRLLDPEVRASPALFGALLHPEFTEFGASGARWDRESIVKVLTARPEPGGRPTTTSRMRGVQIAEGVVHLTFDTDTNGRLAHRSSLWRRTDEGWLLWFHQGTPFTAEPPPAD; encoded by the coding sequence ATGCCTGACACGTCCGCCACGTCCGGCCTGCCCGATCTGCCCGGCCGCTCGCCCGCCGTCGAGGCCGCCATCGAGAACGAGCTGCGCCTGCTCGACCCCGAAGTGCGCGCCTCGCCCGCGCTGTTCGGCGCGCTCCTGCACCCGGAGTTCACCGAGTTCGGCGCGTCCGGCGCCCGCTGGGACCGGGAGTCGATCGTCAAGGTGCTCACCGCCCGGCCCGAGCCCGGCGGCCGCCCCACCACGACCTCCCGCATGCGGGGCGTCCAGATCGCCGAGGGCGTGGTGCACCTGACGTTCGACACCGACACCAACGGCCGTCTGGCGCACCGCAGTTCACTGTGGCGGCGCACCGACGAGGGCTGGCTGCTCTGGTTCCATCAGGGCACCCCGTTCACCGCCGAGCCGCCCCCGGCAGACTGA
- a CDS encoding YczE/YyaS/YitT family protein translates to MRHPADSDTGRGTDSDPGRDPGRDPGRDPGRDTDPDPDRPDPRTPTPPALTYLPLTERPRRRLPQLLLGLALYGLSIGVLVRAGLGVSPWSVLNQGVERHTPLSFGTVSAVVGVLVLLLWIPLGQRPRFGTGANVIVVAYASDLGLWLVPADLGLGTRIGLLVVGILANGLSVAVYVGARLGPGPRDGLMTGLAAATGRSIRFVRTLIELAVLAVGWLLGGSVGAGTVLYALAMGPVTQYFLPRWAYGAAPAPRPGRSPRVPTRRG, encoded by the coding sequence ATGCGGCACCCCGCCGACAGCGACACCGGCCGCGGCACTGACAGCGACCCCGGCCGCGACCCCGGCCGCGACCCCGGCCGCGACCCCGGCCGCGACACCGACCCCGACCCCGACCGCCCCGACCCCCGCACCCCCACCCCACCCGCGCTCACCTACCTGCCCCTCACCGAGCGCCCCCGGCGCAGGCTGCCCCAACTCCTCCTCGGCCTCGCCCTGTACGGACTCAGCATCGGCGTCCTCGTCCGGGCCGGGCTCGGCGTCAGCCCCTGGAGCGTCCTGAACCAGGGCGTCGAGCGCCACACCCCGCTCAGCTTCGGCACCGTCAGCGCCGTGGTCGGCGTGCTCGTGCTGCTGCTGTGGATCCCGCTCGGACAGCGGCCGAGGTTCGGCACGGGCGCCAACGTGATCGTCGTGGCGTACGCGTCGGACCTCGGCCTCTGGCTGGTGCCCGCGGACCTGGGCCTCGGGACCCGGATCGGCCTCCTCGTCGTGGGGATCCTCGCCAACGGGCTCTCCGTCGCGGTCTATGTGGGGGCCCGCCTCGGGCCGGGACCGAGAGACGGCCTGATGACCGGCCTGGCCGCGGCCACCGGGCGCTCCATCCGGTTCGTGCGCACCCTGATCGAGCTCGCCGTCCTCGCCGTGGGCTGGCTGCTCGGCGGGAGCGTGGGCGCGGGGACCGTGCTGTACGCCCTCGCGATGGGGCCCGTCACCCAGTACTTCCTGCCGCGGTGGGCGTACGGGGCGGCTCCGGCGCCGCGGCCGGGGCGGTCCCCGCGGGTGCCGACTCGTCGTGGGTGA
- a CDS encoding DUF1697 domain-containing protein yields MATKIYAALLRGINVGGSRKVPMARLRALLEGLGHGGVRTYLQSGNAVFTADHGDEESLAAELTAALAAEFGFHVDVLVRDAAYLKAVADGCPFPADTLEGRQLHATYFSAPVDAARFTALDQAAFLPEEFRLGDRVLYLYAPDGLGRSELAEALARPALTKGLIATSRNWNTVTKLVELTDA; encoded by the coding sequence ATGGCGACGAAGATCTACGCGGCGCTGCTGCGCGGCATCAATGTGGGCGGCAGCAGGAAGGTGCCCATGGCACGCCTGCGCGCGCTCCTCGAAGGGCTCGGCCACGGCGGCGTACGGACGTACCTGCAGAGCGGCAACGCCGTCTTCACCGCGGACCACGGCGACGAGGAGAGCCTGGCCGCCGAGCTGACCGCGGCCCTGGCGGCGGAATTCGGCTTCCACGTGGACGTCCTGGTGCGCGACGCCGCGTATCTGAAGGCCGTGGCCGACGGCTGCCCCTTCCCCGCCGACACGCTCGAAGGCAGGCAGCTGCACGCCACCTACTTCTCCGCGCCCGTCGACGCCGCCCGGTTCACCGCCCTCGACCAAGCGGCCTTCCTGCCGGAGGAGTTCCGGCTCGGCGACCGCGTCCTGTATCTGTACGCCCCCGACGGCCTCGGCCGCTCCGAGCTCGCCGAGGCCCTGGCGCGCCCGGCGCTCACCAAGGGGCTCATCGCCACCAGCCGCAACTGGAACACCGTCACCAAGCTCGTGGAGCTGACCGATGCCTGA
- a CDS encoding PLP-dependent aminotransferase family protein — protein MAERETRDRTLGSRQLAALLPDPAGARPAYRHLARAIGALILDGRIALHVRLPAERELATALNTSRATITAVYDLLREGGYARSRRGAGTWTALPEGRAPHGVSRHLRPHDSAIDLARAAPALPEQVLVDALAEVTPRLAEHTRMPGYHPYGLPELRAAVAERFTRRGLATVPDQVLVTSGAQHALTLVLGLLCRPGDRVLVENPSYPNALEAMRRARLRTVSVPVTDTGWDVEIVESTLRQAVPRLAYLIPDFHNPTGCLLPAADRARVVRAAHRSGTWLVVDECLAELALDVPAPAPLASYAGPDAGGEVITVGSMSKTHWGGLRIGWLRASSRLVTELAGQRVATDMGGSVLDQLLALALLDRPGELLSLRVEQLREQRAALAAALTEHVPQWTWRLPSGGLSLWVDLGAPIASALAERALDHGVRIEGGGCFAPDPGLFEQRLRIPYTTTPDTLREAVQRMARTLADGLPRTPADRKPHWIA, from the coding sequence ATGGCGGAGCGGGAGACGCGGGACCGGACCCTGGGCAGCCGCCAACTCGCCGCCCTGCTCCCGGACCCGGCGGGGGCCCGGCCCGCGTACCGGCATCTGGCGCGGGCGATCGGCGCGCTGATCCTCGACGGCCGGATCGCGCTGCACGTCCGGCTCCCCGCCGAACGGGAGCTCGCCACGGCCCTCAACACCAGCAGGGCGACGATCACCGCGGTGTACGACCTGCTGCGCGAAGGCGGCTACGCCCGCAGCAGACGAGGGGCGGGTACGTGGACGGCGTTGCCCGAGGGCCGGGCACCGCACGGCGTCAGCCGGCACCTGCGGCCCCACGACAGCGCCATCGACCTGGCCAGGGCCGCGCCCGCGCTGCCCGAACAGGTCCTCGTCGACGCGCTCGCCGAGGTCACGCCCCGCCTCGCCGAGCACACCCGCATGCCCGGCTACCACCCCTACGGCCTGCCCGAGCTGCGGGCCGCCGTCGCCGAGCGGTTCACACGGCGGGGCCTCGCGACCGTGCCGGACCAGGTCCTCGTGACCTCCGGCGCGCAGCACGCGCTCACCCTCGTCCTCGGGCTGCTGTGCCGCCCGGGCGACCGGGTGCTGGTCGAGAACCCGTCGTACCCGAACGCCCTGGAGGCGATGCGCCGGGCCCGGCTGCGGACGGTGTCGGTGCCGGTGACCGACACCGGCTGGGACGTGGAGATCGTGGAGTCGACGCTGCGTCAGGCGGTGCCCCGACTCGCCTACCTGATCCCGGACTTCCACAATCCGACGGGCTGTCTGCTGCCCGCGGCAGACCGGGCGCGGGTGGTCCGGGCCGCGCACCGCTCCGGGACCTGGCTCGTCGTCGACGAGTGCCTGGCCGAGCTCGCGCTCGACGTGCCCGCGCCCGCGCCGCTCGCCTCGTACGCCGGCCCCGACGCGGGCGGCGAGGTCATCACGGTGGGGTCGATGAGCAAGACGCACTGGGGCGGTCTGCGCATCGGCTGGCTGCGGGCGTCCTCGCGGCTCGTGACCGAGCTGGCCGGGCAGCGCGTCGCCACCGACATGGGCGGCTCGGTCCTTGACCAGCTCCTGGCCCTCGCCCTGCTCGACCGCCCCGGGGAGTTGCTGTCGCTCCGCGTCGAGCAGCTCCGCGAGCAGCGCGCCGCCCTGGCCGCCGCGCTCACCGAGCACGTGCCCCAGTGGACGTGGCGGCTGCCGTCCGGCGGCCTGTCCCTCTGGGTCGACCTGGGCGCGCCGATCGCATCGGCGCTCGCGGAGCGGGCGCTCGATCACGGCGTCCGGATCGAGGGCGGCGGCTGCTTCGCCCCCGACCCGGGCCTGTTCGAGCAGCGCCTGCGCATCCCGTACACCACGACCCCGGACACGCTGCGCGAGGCGGTCCAGCGCATGGCGAGGACGCTCGCCGACGGACTGCCCCGGACCCCGGCCGACCGCAAGCCGCACTGGATCGCCTGA
- a CDS encoding MarR family winged helix-turn-helix transcriptional regulator: MTAFARRARASAARMHPELSLVSFTLLSHLEDRGGCRATDLAAYYTLDKSTISRQVGALEKAGLVERRLDPDDHRVQVLHLTERGTGLLREVTDSRRVAFRERLADWSGPDLERFAEYLLRYNAGVPGE, from the coding sequence ATGACGGCGTTCGCGCGGCGGGCGCGAGCCAGTGCCGCCCGGATGCACCCCGAGCTGTCACTGGTGTCCTTCACGCTCCTGAGCCACCTGGAGGACCGGGGCGGCTGCCGCGCGACGGACCTCGCGGCGTACTACACGCTGGACAAGTCGACGATCAGCAGGCAGGTGGGGGCCCTGGAGAAGGCCGGTCTGGTGGAGCGGCGCCTCGATCCGGACGACCATCGCGTGCAGGTGCTGCATCTGACCGAGCGCGGCACGGGGCTGCTCAGGGAGGTCACCGACAGCCGCCGCGTCGCGTTCCGGGAGCGGCTCGCGGACTGGAGCGGTCCGGACCTGGAGCGCTTCGCGGAGTATCTGCTGCGGTACAACGCGGGAGTGCCCGGGGAGTGA